A genome region from Eschrichtius robustus isolate mEscRob2 chromosome 4, mEscRob2.pri, whole genome shotgun sequence includes the following:
- the C4H4orf33 gene encoding UPF0462 protein C4orf33 homolog: protein MDFKIEHTWDGFPVKHEPVFVRLNPGDRGVMMEVSAPFFNDPPAPLGEPGKPFNELWDYEVVEAFFLNDITEQYLEVELCPHGQHLVLLLSGKRNVWKQELDLSFKASRGETKWEGRAYLPWSYFPPNVTKFNSFAIHGSKDKRSYEALYPVLPHELQQGQKPDFHHLEYFKPFNFNTLLGEEWKQPESDLWLIEKPDV, encoded by the exons atggattttaaaattgaACACACTTGGGATGGTTTTCCAGTGAAGCATGAGCCAGTGTTTGTCAGGCTGAATCCAGGTGATAGAGGAGTGATGATGGAAGTTAGCGCTCCATTTTTCAATGATCCTCCAGCCCCACtaggagaaccaggaaagccttTCAATGAACTGTGGGATTATGAAG TTGTGGAAGCATTTTTCTTGAATGACATAACTGAACAGTATTTAGAAGTTGAACTTTGTCC CCATGGACAGCATTTGGTGCTTTTACTCTCTGGAAAAAGAAATGTGTggaaa CAAGAACTTGATCTATCATTCAAAGCGTCCAGAGGAGAGACAAAATGGGAAGGTAGAGCTTATCTTCCTTGGAGTTATTTTCCACcaaatgtgacaaaattcaaTTCATTTGCAATTCATGGATCAAAAGATAAAAGAAGCTATGAAGCTCTTTACCCTGTACTTCCACATGAGCTGCAGCAAGGACAAAAACCTGATTT ccATCATCTGGAATACTTCAAGCCTTTCAATTTTAACACACTGCTTGGAGAAGAGTGGAAACAACCAGAGTCAGACCTGTGGCTAATAGAGAAACCTGATGTGTAG